A portion of the Solea senegalensis isolate Sse05_10M linkage group LG17, IFAPA_SoseM_1, whole genome shotgun sequence genome contains these proteins:
- the LOC122784380 gene encoding NACHT, LRR and PYD domains-containing protein 3-like, whose translation METPLKFSHEPGASETKTIHQQGPDSAGPEPGPSCVSMKSDQSIDHIINFKDGQKHGELIVDQQRTEVLSGQSVQQHGADLDSIFKLLEENIICFVKNELKKIHKVLDTDHTEVSESQREDEEQRSSREAFLKITEDFLRRMKQEKLADSKRTFNVKGRTSYFLNDPLTDLFSCVLSEIRAPACRRELKLNLKKKFQCLFEGVAKAGNSTLLNEIFTELYITEGETGEVNEEHEVRQIEKASWKSDRPETSIRQEDIFKASAGRGGPIRRVMTKGVAGIGKTVLTQKFTLDWAEDKSNQDVQFMFPFTFRELNVLKEKKFSLVELIHHFFTETKEAGICRFEDFKVVFIFDGLDECRLPLDFHNTEILTDITASTSVDVLLTNLIRGKLLPSARLWITTRPAAANQIPPDCVDMVTEVRGFTDPQKEDYFRKRFRDEKQARRIISHIQTSRSLHIMCHIPVFCWITATVLENMLKTRDGGELPKTLTEMYIHFLVVQSKVKKVKYDGGVEADPHWSPENKKMIESLGKLAFEQLQKGNLIFYESDLTECGIDITAASVYSGVFTQIFKEERGLYQDKVFCFVHLSVQEFLAALHVHLTFINSGTNLLSEEPTTSQRSIQTNKPELNHLHQSAVEEALLSPNGHLDLSLRFLLGLSLETNQKLLRGLLTQTGSGSQTNQETVEYIKKKISENLSAERSINLFHCLNELNHRSLVEEIQESLTSGRLSTKTLSPAQWSALVFILLSPGKDLEEFDLKKYSASEMALLKLLPVVKVSTKALLSGCKLSERSCEALSSVLSSVSSSLRHVDLSNNDLQDPGVKLLCDGLKSPHCSLETLRMSGCKLSERSCEALSSVLSSVSSRLRHVDLSNNDLQDQGVKLLCDGLKSPHCSLETLRMSGCKLSERSCEALSSVLSSVSSRLRHVDLSNNDLQDPGVKLLCDGLKSPHCSLETLRMSGCKLSERSCEALSSVLSSVSSRLRHVDLSNNDLQDQGVKLLCDGLKSPHCSLETLSLSGCLVSEEGCSSLTSALNSNPSHLRELDLSYNHPGDSGEKLLSAGLKSPHWRLDTLRMDHAGEQWLKPGLRKYSCELELDTNTMHRKLKLSDDNRKVTFVTEDQSYPDHPDRFESWSQLLCRPGLTGRCYWEVEWRGDVCISLSYRGIKRKGHSSDCWFGYNDQSWSLFCSDDRGYFVRHCRTQTFIMSSVSHRVSVYVDCPAGTLSFYSVSSDSLIHLHTFRTTFTEPVYPGFWVWDGSSVSLCPL comes from the exons ATGGAAACACCTTTAAagttcagtcatgaacctggagcctcagagacaaa GACGATCCATCAACAGGGACCAGACTCTGCTGGACCTGAacctggacccagctgtgtgtccatgaagagtgacCAGTCTATAGATCATATTATTAACTTCAaggatggacaaaaacatggtgaactgAT AGTTGatcagcagaggacagaggttcTCAGTGGTCAGTCTGTCCAGCAGCATGGAGCAGACCTGGACTCCATATTTAag ctgctggaggagaacatcATCTGCTTTGTGAAGAACGAGCTGAAGAAGATCCACAAGGTTCTGGATAcagatcacacagaagtctcagagagtcagagggaggatgaggagcagaggagcagcagagaggcctTTCTGAAGATCACAGAGGACTTCTTAAggaggatgaagcaggagaAGCTAGCTGACAGTAAGaggacttttaatgtgaaaggaagaacatcttattttctcaatgatccactcactgatttattttcttgtgttctgTCAGAAATCAGAGCTCCAGCTTGTCGACGTGAACTCAAATTaaacctgaagaagaagttccagtgtttgtttgagggTGTGGCTAAAGCAGGAAACTCCACCCTTCTGAATGAGATCTTCACAGAgctttacatcacagagggagagactggaGAGGTCAATGAAGAACATGAGGTCAGACAGATTGAAAAAGCTTCCTGGAAATCAGACAGACCAGAAACATCCATCAGACAAGaagacatctttaaagcctcaGCTGGAAGAGGCGGACCAATTAGAAGAGTGATGACAAAGGGCGTGGCTGGCATTGGGAAAACAGTGTTAacacagaagttcactctggactgggctgaAGACAAAAGCAACCAGGACGTACAGTTCATGTTTCCCTTCACCTTCAGAGAGCTGAAtgtgctgaaagagaagaagttcagtttggtggaactcatccatcacttcttcactgaaaccaaagAAGCAGGAATCTGCAGGTTTGAAGACTTTAAGGTGGTCTTCATCTTTGATGGTCTGGACGAGTGTCGACTTCCTCTGGACTTCCACAACACTGAGATCCTGACTGACATCACAGCGTCCACCTCAGTGGACGTGCTGCTGACAAACCTCATCAGGGGGAAACTGCTTCCCTCTGCTCGCCTCTGGATAACCACGcgacctgcagcagccaatcagatccctcctgactgtgtggacatggtgacagaggtcagagggttcACGGACCCACAGAAGGAGGACTACTTCAGGAAGAGGTTCAGAGATGAGAAGCAGGCCAGGAGGATCATCTCCCACATCCAGACATCAcgaagcctccacatcatgtgccacatcccagtcttctgctggatcactgcAACAGTTCTGGAGAACATGCTGAAaaccagagatggaggagaactgcccaagaccctgactgaGATGTACATCCACTTCCTAGTGGTTCAGTCCAAAGTGAAGAAGGTCAAATATGATGGAGGAGTTGAGGCAGATCCACACTGGAGTCCAGAGAACAAGAAGATGATTGAGTCTCTGGGGAAACTGGCttttgagcagctgcagaaaggaaacctgatcttctatgaatcagacctgacagagtgtGGCATCGAtatcacagcagcttcagtttacTCAGGAGTCTTCACTCAGATctttaaagaggagagaggcctGTACCAGGACAAGGTCTTCTGCTTTGTCCATCTGAGTGTTCAGGAGTTTCTAGCTGCTCTTCATGTTCATCTGACCTTCATCAACTCTGGAACAAATCTCTTGTCAGAAGAACCAACAACGAGCCAGCGgtccatacaaacaaacaaacctgaactgAATCATCTGCACCAGAGTGCTGTGGAAGAGGCCTTACTGAGTCCAAATGGACACCTGGACTTGTCCCTCCGCTTCCTCCTGGGTCTTTCACTGGAGACCAATCAGAAGCTCTTAAGAGGTCtactgacacaaacaggaagtggttcacaGACCAATCAGGAAACAGTTGAGTacatcaagaagaagatcagtgagaatctgtcagcagagagaagcatcAACCTGTTCCATTGTCTGAATGAACTGAACCATCGTTCTCTTGTGGAGGAGATCCAAGAGTCCCTCACATCAGGACGCCTGTCCACAAAGACACTGTCTCCTGCTCAGTGGTCAGCTCTGGTCTTCATCTTACTGTCACCAGGAAAAGATCTGGAAGAGTTTGACCTGAAGAAATACTCTGCTTCAGAGATGGCtcttctgaagctgctgccggTGGTCAAAGTCTCCACCAAAGCTCT ACTGAGTGGCTGTaaactctcagagagaagctgtgaagctctgtcctcagtcctcagctctgtgtcctctagtctgagacacgtggacctgagtaacaacgacctgcaggatccaggagtgaagctgctgtgtgatggactgaagagtcctcactgttctctggagactctcag aatgagtggctgtaaactctcagagagaagctgtgaagctctgtcctcagtccttagctctgtgtcctctcgtctgagacacgtggacctgagtaacaacgacctgcaggatcaaggagtgaagctgctgtgtgatggactgaagagtcctcactgttctctggagactctcag aatgagtggctgtaaactctcagagagaagctgtgaagctctgtcctcagtcctcagctctgtgtcctctcgtctgagacacgtggacctgagtaacaacgacctgcaggatccaggagtgaagctgctgtgtgatggactgaagagtcctcactgttctctggagactctcag AATGAGTGGCTGTaaactctcagagagaagctgtgaagctctgtcctcagtcctcagctctgtgtcctctcgtctGAGACACGTGGACTTGAGTAACAACGACTTGCAGGATcaaggagtgaagctgctgtgtgatggactgaagagtcctcactgttctctggagactctcag tctgtcaggttgtctggtctcagaggaaggatgttcttctctgacctcagctctgaactccaacccctcccatctcagagaactggacctgagctaCAATCATCCAGGAGACTCAGGAGagaagctgctgtctgctggactgaagagtcctcactggaGACTGGACACTCTCAg GATGGACCATGCTGGAGAGCAGTGGTTAAAACCTGGTCTCAGGAAGT attcatgtgaactggaactggacacaaacacaatgcacaGAAAACTCAAACTGTCTGAcgacaacaggaaagtgacctTTGTGACAGAAGATCAGTCGTATCCTGATCATCCAGACAGATTTGAGTCCTGGTCTCAGCTGCTGTGTAGACCTGGTCTGACTGGTCGCTGTTACTGGGAGGTCGAGTGGAGAGGAGATGTTTGTATATCACTGAGTTACAGAGGAATCAAGAGGAAAGGCCACAGTTCTGACTGTTGGTTTGGATATAATGATCAGTCCTGGAGTCTGTTCTGCTCTGATGATCGTGGTTACTTTGTCCGTCACTGTAGGACACAGACattcatcatgtcctctgtctctcacagagtATCAGTGTATGTGGACTGTCCTGCTGGgactctgtccttctacagcgtctcctctgactcactgatcCACCTCCACACCTTCAGGACCACATTCACTGAACCGGTTTATCCTGGGTTCTGGGTCTGGGATggttcctcagtgtctctgtgtcctctgtag
- the LOC122784359 gene encoding uncharacterized protein LOC122784359, with translation MMFPDSQIAKSFALAKDKTGYIIKFGIAPYFKKQLVEAINHAGPYILMFDESLNQSSKKKQMDIHIRFLENGCVQSRYFGSQFLGHGRADDLLRHIKECVAQLNMRELLSIGMDGPNVNFRLLDFLQKEHAELYGGAQVLMVGSCGLHTLHNAMKAGFTAWQIDKLLRALHFLFHNVPARREDYTNITGSSCFPLSFCGHRWVENVPVAERFLEVWPMIRKYVDAAEAKKVQKPNTASYDLILAALGDPLLIPKLQFFLAIARSFNPFLQKYQTDEPVLPFLAKDLTELLLSLLRRFIKRELLQDQSPLQLIILDISEEKNWVSLKRVDIGLGAESAIKVMSSFNNSHPFSLSWAEKMSLFPSNP, from the exons ATGATGTTCCCGGACTCCCAAATCGCAAAATCGTTCGCGTTGGCCAAGGACAAGACCGGTTACATAATCAAATTTGGCATTGCCCCCTATTTCAAGAAGCAACTGGTTGAGGCCATCAATCATGCTGGACCGTACATCCTGATGTTTGATGAGAGCCTCAACCAGtcatcaaagaaaaaacaaatggatATACACATTCGTTTTTTGGAAAATGGTTGTGTACAGTCCAGATATTTTGGCTCACAGTTCCTGGGACATGGAAGAGCTGACGATCTGTTGCGGCACATCAAA GAATGTGTTGCACAACTCAACATGAGGGAGCTTCTCTCAATAGGAATGGATGGCCCTAATGTCAACTTTAGACTCCTGGATTTCCTTCAAAAGGAGCATGCTGAGCTGTACGGAGGTGCTCAAGTCCTGATGGTTGGGAGCTGTGGACTGCACACCCTCCACAATGCCATGAAGGCAGGCTTCACAGCCTGGCAAATTGACAAACTCCTGCGTGCGCTCCATTTTCTCTTCCACAACGTTCCTGCCCGAAGAGAGGACTACACCAACATCACTGGATCATCCTGctttcccctctctttctgcGGCCACAGATGGGTCGAAAATGTGCCGGTTGCAGAGAGATTCCTGGAAGTTTGGCCCATGATTCGGAAGTATGTTGATGCTGCTGAGGCGAAGAAGGTCCAAAAACCGAACACGGCCTCTTATGACCTCATCCTGGCAGCACTAGGCGATCCACTCTTAATCCCAAAGCTTCAATTTTTCCTCGCCATTGCGAGAAGTTTTAACCCATTTCTTCAGAAATACCAAACAGATGAGCCAGTGTTGCCTTTTTTGGCAAAAGATTTAACTGAGCTTCTGTTG AGTTTACTGAGGCGGTTCATTAAAAGGGAGCTCCTACAGGACCAAAGCCCCCTGCAGCTCATTATTTTGGACATCTCTGAGGAGAAGAACTGGGTCTCCCTCAAAAGGGTAGACATAGGCTTGGGGGCTGAATCTGCCATCAAG GTGATGTCATCATTCAACAATTCACATCCTTTCTCTCTGTCGTGGGCAGAGAAGATGAGTTTGTTTCCTTCCAACCCCTGA